The following are from one region of the Prevotella sp. HUN102 genome:
- a CDS encoding SDR family NAD(P)-dependent oxidoreductase — TELEQLGAEVCVLEFDVRNREAAKKAVESLTGKWAKIDVLVNNAGLALGLDPEYNGDFEDWDIMIDTNVKGLLTMTRYIVPGMVERNHGHVINIGSVAGDAAYANGNVYCATKAAVKTITDGLRIDVADTAIRVTNVKPGLVQTNFSNTRFHGDDERAENVYKGIKPLTGDDIADVTFYAASAPEHVQIAEVLVLATHQASGSVIMRK, encoded by the coding sequence AGACCGAACTGGAGCAGTTGGGTGCAGAAGTATGTGTATTGGAGTTTGATGTCCGCAACCGTGAAGCTGCCAAAAAGGCCGTGGAAAGTCTTACAGGAAAGTGGGCAAAGATAGATGTACTCGTGAACAACGCCGGTCTTGCGCTCGGGTTAGATCCTGAATACAACGGCGACTTCGAGGATTGGGACATAATGATTGATACCAACGTCAAGGGCTTGCTCACTATGACACGCTATATCGTACCGGGAATGGTGGAACGCAACCACGGTCACGTAATCAACATCGGCTCCGTAGCAGGCGATGCAGCCTACGCAAACGGCAATGTATATTGTGCCACGAAAGCTGCCGTGAAGACCATAACAGACGGACTTCGTATCGACGTTGCCGATACTGCCATCCGTGTTACCAACGTTAAGCCCGGTCTCGTTCAAACCAACTTCTCAAACACCCGTTTCCACGGCGATGACGAACGTGCAGAAAACGTATATAAAGGTATCAAACCTCTGACCGGCGACGACATTGCCGACGTAACATTCTATGCAGCAAGCGCTCCCGAACACGTACAAATTGCAGAAGTGCTCGTATTGGCTACACATCAAGCAAGTGGAAGTGTCATTATGAGGAAATAA
- a CDS encoding NAD(P)/FAD-dependent oxidoreductase — protein sequence MLAKVGVSGGGRCNLTNSFEEITDLKQAYPRGDKLLKRLFKSFDHKDAYRWFEEHGVKLTTQADQCVFPVSQDSQTVIDCLTHTASKLGVEVKTHYALEAVEPLSDGRLEARFKAHGSETSTE from the coding sequence GTGCTGGCGAAAGTGGGCGTTTCGGGAGGTGGACGCTGCAACCTTACCAATTCCTTTGAGGAAATTACCGACCTGAAACAGGCATATCCACGTGGCGACAAACTATTGAAACGACTTTTCAAGTCGTTTGATCACAAGGATGCCTACCGATGGTTTGAGGAACACGGAGTGAAATTGACCACCCAGGCCGACCAGTGTGTGTTCCCTGTGTCTCAGGATTCGCAGACCGTGATAGACTGTCTTACGCACACGGCATCGAAACTGGGTGTAGAGGTAAAGACACACTATGCGCTGGAAGCTGTTGAGCCATTGAGCGATGGCAGACTGGAGGCAAGGTTCAAAGCGCACGGTTCGGAAACTTCGACAGAATAA
- a CDS encoding ion transporter, producing the protein MKLPDWLQKEQLYEIIFESDTKRGKLFDEWLIFAILVSLIVSFVKSVDTLLPGIKDGLTIAQELFTVLFTLEYIARVYCSPRKRDYMLSFFGIVDLLAILPSYLGVFFPSLGYMIILRVFRFLRIFRVFKLFTFINEGYLLLASIRKSLNKILVYFFFVLILVTIIGTLMFMVESGVNPNFSSIGTSIYWAIVTMTTVGYGDITPVTGVGKVLSAFVMLLGYTIIAVPTGIVSATIIDETNRKVVDNECPRCGERVEKGDRYCSHCGEKL; encoded by the coding sequence ATGAAACTACCCGACTGGTTGCAGAAAGAACAGCTCTACGAAATCATATTCGAGTCTGACACAAAGCGTGGAAAACTCTTTGACGAATGGCTTATCTTCGCCATTCTGGTAAGCCTTATCGTCTCGTTCGTGAAGAGCGTGGACACACTTCTGCCCGGAATAAAGGACGGACTGACCATTGCACAGGAATTGTTTACGGTGCTTTTCACATTGGAATACATAGCCAGAGTGTATTGTTCGCCACGCAAACGCGACTATATGCTCAGTTTTTTCGGCATCGTAGACCTGCTCGCCATTCTTCCTTCCTATCTCGGCGTGTTCTTCCCGAGTCTCGGCTATATGATTATCTTGCGTGTGTTTCGCTTTCTGCGTATATTCCGGGTCTTCAAACTCTTCACGTTCATCAATGAGGGCTATCTGCTGCTTGCATCCATTCGCAAGAGTCTGAACAAGATTTTGGTTTATTTCTTCTTCGTTCTCATCCTCGTTACCATCATCGGCACGCTGATGTTTATGGTGGAAAGCGGCGTGAATCCCAATTTCAGCAGCATCGGCACGAGCATCTACTGGGCGATAGTAACGATGACAACCGTGGGCTATGGCGACATTACGCCCGTTACAGGCGTTGGCAAGGTGTTGTCGGCGTTCGTTATGCTGCTCGGCTACACCATCATCGCCGTGCCTACGGGCATTGTTTCGGCAACGATTATCGACGAAACAAACAGGAAAGTGGTGGACAATGAATGCCCGAGGTGTGGCGAACGGGTGGAGAAAGGAGACAGATACTGTTCGCATTGCGGCGAAAAGCTCTGA
- a CDS encoding glucosaminidase domain-containing protein has product MKRFTLILCSTLLVFCSAFAAPKLKWNQRFQDYFDRYKDMAIEEMLKYGIPASITLAQGVLESGAGQSELALKGNNHFGIKCHGWEGRTIYHDDDLRGECFRAYDSVIESYEDHSRFLSGRQRYSSLFRLSRTDYQGWAHGLKRAGYATNPVYAQKLIDIIEVYKLYEYDKATSKGRRPQACNENPVVQRQQPETAYDSNAHVPKIFNENCYINVRQGDTFKSLGKEFNISARKLATYNERKVGDRLNPGEIIWLKKKQKRAPKQFKKCPHVVGNSESLYDIAQKYGIRLKSLVKKNRKLAEDGLRVGDKVRIY; this is encoded by the coding sequence ATGAAACGATTTACGCTTATTTTATGTTCCACTCTCCTCGTGTTTTGCTCGGCATTTGCCGCGCCAAAGCTGAAGTGGAACCAACGCTTTCAGGATTATTTCGACCGGTATAAGGATATGGCTATCGAAGAGATGCTCAAGTATGGCATCCCGGCGAGCATCACGCTTGCGCAGGGCGTGCTGGAAAGCGGGGCAGGGCAGAGCGAACTGGCACTGAAGGGCAACAACCATTTCGGAATAAAATGCCACGGATGGGAGGGACGAACCATCTACCACGACGACGACCTTCGGGGAGAGTGTTTCCGTGCCTACGACAGCGTGATAGAAAGCTATGAGGACCACTCCCGGTTTCTCAGCGGCAGGCAGCGTTACAGCAGTCTTTTCCGGCTCTCAAGAACCGACTACCAGGGCTGGGCACACGGACTGAAGCGTGCCGGATATGCCACCAACCCCGTGTATGCCCAGAAACTTATTGACATTATAGAGGTCTACAAGCTCTATGAATACGACAAGGCAACGTCGAAAGGGCGTCGTCCACAGGCGTGCAACGAGAATCCTGTGGTGCAGCGGCAGCAGCCCGAGACGGCTTACGACAGTAATGCGCACGTGCCGAAGATATTCAATGAAAACTGCTATATCAATGTGCGTCAGGGCGATACGTTCAAGAGCCTCGGCAAGGAATTTAATATCAGTGCGCGGAAATTGGCGACATACAACGAGCGCAAGGTGGGCGACAGGCTGAATCCGGGCGAAATCATCTGGCTGAAGAAGAAGCAGAAGCGTGCGCCGAAGCAGTTCAAGAAGTGTCCGCACGTTGTGGGCAATTCGGAAAGTCTTTACGATATTGCCCAGAAATACGGCATAAGGCTCAAGAGCCTCGTGAAGAAAAACCGTAAGTTGGCTGAGGACGGATTGCGAGTGGGCGACAAGGTTAGGATTTATTGA
- a CDS encoding YigZ family protein, which translates to MTDKYKTVKKNIIGEGFYSEKRSKFLAFVHHIETADEAQEIVKGYKKKYYDARHCCYAYRLGAQGEDFRMNDDGEPSSTAGRPILGQLVSAELTDVLVCVIRYYGGVNLGTGGLIVAYRSATEDALEHTETEEKFVEERIHYSFTYPMMNDVMKIVKDMNPRIIDQKFDNTCEITLSIRQSQAEELRTRLKKLSFE; encoded by the coding sequence ATGACAGATAAATACAAGACTGTAAAAAAGAATATCATTGGCGAGGGATTTTACTCCGAGAAAAGGAGTAAATTCCTCGCCTTTGTGCATCATATAGAAACTGCCGACGAGGCACAGGAAATCGTCAAGGGCTACAAAAAGAAATACTACGACGCGCGCCATTGCTGCTATGCCTACCGTTTGGGTGCGCAGGGCGAAGACTTCCGGATGAACGATGACGGCGAACCTTCATCGACTGCCGGCAGACCTATCCTCGGGCAACTCGTCAGTGCCGAACTGACGGATGTGCTCGTCTGCGTGATTCGCTACTACGGAGGCGTGAACCTCGGCACCGGCGGCTTGATTGTGGCATACAGGAGTGCCACGGAAGATGCCTTGGAGCATACCGAGACGGAAGAAAAATTCGTGGAGGAACGCATACACTATTCCTTTACCTACCCAATGATGAACGACGTGATGAAGATAGTGAAGGATATGAATCCACGCATCATCGACCAGAAGTTCGACAACACCTGCGAAATTACCCTTTCCATACGCCAGAGTCAGGCAGAGGAGCTGCGCACACGGCTGAAGAAACTTTCCTTTGAATAA